The following proteins are encoded in a genomic region of Clostridium kluyveri:
- a CDS encoding methylated-DNA--[protein]-cysteine S-methyltransferase encodes METPHTCCYSSPIGTMKIDSDDIGITSIVFLNYEPEIITNNYSIHIKNCITQLDEYFKGTRKNFSIELHISGTPFREKVWKELLKIPYGHTCSYYDIANSINNKNAVRAVGGANHHNKISIIIPCHRVIGKDGNLTGYGGGLWRKKWLLEHEQKYN; translated from the coding sequence ATGGAAACTCCACACACCTGCTGCTATTCTTCCCCTATCGGAACCATGAAAATAGACAGTGATGACATAGGAATAACTTCTATAGTGTTTTTAAACTATGAACCAGAAATTATAACTAATAACTACAGTATACATATAAAAAATTGTATAACCCAGCTGGATGAATATTTTAAAGGCACCAGAAAAAATTTTTCAATTGAACTGCATATTTCAGGTACCCCCTTTAGAGAAAAAGTATGGAAGGAACTTTTAAAAATCCCCTATGGCCACACCTGTTCCTATTATGATATAGCTAATTCAATAAATAATAAAAATGCCGTTAGAGCTGTAGGAGGTGCAAACCACCATAATAAAATAAGTATAATTATCCCCTGTCATAGGGTTATAGGTAAGGATGGGAATTTAACCGGATATGGCGGTGGACTATGGCGAAAAAAATGGCTTTTAGAACATGAACAAAAATATAACTGA
- a CDS encoding DUF4434 domain-containing protein: MWNKKLISIILILVVLLFTLMYFNSPLKNNKNYPIVDGSFIQLDLTQNWNSDKWEKELLYLKENKMNYLVITNVSQTEGDITKTCYKSKNKSFQKLYGNIDPVELCLKNAEKLNIKVFIDTNFNSQWWQISGNDSLWLNSQMERANLIASELYENYHSKYPNAFYGWYFPYEVDNAKFNKLSDFDTLAGALNIHLDYLDKNHKRLPILLSPFMNSSVGTAKEYASNWEYLFSKTNFKSGDIFCPQDSIGSGRLKLDEVNSWYTALRKAVSKKPGMLFWANTETFDYVNNSTVPLDRFLKQLKLEQPTVDNIICFSYSHYYSPNNISSGFNEAYSYYVKNGKLPNEKLSMPQNLNVAAIEKNKFKITWQAPKKTDNICGYEVYRDNILISRIMVQRKYGGDPKVFSNTIVDIPTLKENVKSYTYKVRALDFSGNLSKPSDLVTVNVDSIKKLPNIVSKNCTYTLSPMPHENYNDPKLTKITDGKYSSINSVKDKNFIGWYNDPLDITIDLGKVIPVQQFMVSYLRDPIPWSELPDRASISISQDGINFTPVGSIRIPSIPFSDRYGSKYPLYLTLDTPINARYVRLFSVTKANHYTFIDEFEVRN; this comes from the coding sequence ATGTGGAATAAAAAACTCATATCAATAATTTTAATATTAGTAGTTTTACTTTTTACATTAATGTATTTTAATAGCCCTTTAAAAAATAATAAAAATTATCCTATAGTAGACGGTTCTTTTATACAATTGGATTTAACACAAAACTGGAATTCAGATAAATGGGAAAAAGAATTGCTCTATCTTAAAGAAAATAAAATGAACTACCTTGTAATAACAAATGTTTCTCAAACAGAGGGAGATATTACTAAGACCTGTTATAAAAGTAAGAATAAAAGTTTTCAAAAACTATATGGCAATATAGACCCTGTAGAATTATGTCTAAAAAATGCTGAAAAATTAAATATTAAAGTCTTCATAGATACAAATTTCAATAGTCAATGGTGGCAGATATCAGGAAATGATTCCTTATGGCTAAATTCTCAAATGGAAAGAGCCAATCTTATAGCCAGTGAACTATATGAAAATTATCACTCTAAATACCCCAATGCATTTTATGGCTGGTATTTTCCTTATGAAGTGGACAATGCTAAGTTCAATAAACTTAGTGACTTTGATACCCTGGCTGGCGCCCTTAATATCCATTTGGATTACCTTGATAAAAACCATAAACGCCTGCCAATCTTACTATCACCATTTATGAATTCTTCTGTAGGTACTGCAAAAGAATATGCTTCGAACTGGGAATATTTATTTTCAAAAACTAATTTCAAAAGTGGAGATATATTTTGCCCCCAAGATTCTATAGGAAGTGGCAGACTAAAACTGGACGAAGTTAATTCCTGGTATACAGCTCTTAGAAAAGCGGTATCTAAAAAACCTGGAATGTTATTTTGGGCTAATACCGAAACCTTTGACTATGTTAATAATTCTACTGTACCATTAGATAGATTTTTAAAGCAGCTCAAATTAGAACAGCCTACTGTAGATAATATAATCTGTTTTTCATACAGCCATTACTACAGTCCAAACAATATATCCAGTGGGTTTAATGAAGCATACTCCTACTATGTAAAAAACGGAAAACTTCCTAATGAAAAACTAAGTATGCCCCAAAATCTAAATGTGGCTGCCATAGAAAAAAATAAATTTAAGATAACCTGGCAGGCTCCAAAAAAAACCGATAATATCTGTGGATATGAAGTTTACAGAGATAATATTTTAATTTCAAGAATTATGGTTCAAAGAAAATATGGCGGTGATCCTAAAGTATTTTCTAATACTATTGTAGATATACCTACACTGAAAGAAAATGTAAAATCCTATACCTATAAAGTAAGAGCCTTAGACTTTTCAGGCAATCTATCAAAACCATCTGATCTGGTAACAGTTAATGTGGATTCCATCAAGAAACTGCCTAATATAGTTTCTAAAAATTGTACCTATACTCTATCCCCAATGCCCCATGAAAATTATAATGACCCCAAACTTACTAAAATTACAGATGGTAAATATTCTTCTATAAATTCAGTGAAAGATAAAAATTTTATAGGATGGTACAACGATCCCTTAGATATAACTATAGACTTGGGAAAAGTAATACCTGTTCAGCAATTTATGGTAAGTTACCTTAGAGATCCCATTCCATGGTCTGAACTACCTGATAGGGCCTCTATTTCCATATCACAAGATGGCATAAATTTTACTCCAGTAGGCTCTATACGAATTCCATCTATCCCTTTTTCCGATAGATATGGTTCTAAATACCCTTTATACCTCACACTTGATACTCCTATAAATGCTAGATATGTAAGGCTATTCTCTGTTACTAAAGCCAATCACTACACTTTTATAGACGAATTTGAAGTAAGAAATTGA